One Rosa chinensis cultivar Old Blush chromosome 3, RchiOBHm-V2, whole genome shotgun sequence DNA window includes the following coding sequences:
- the LOC112194865 gene encoding NDR1/HIN1-like protein 10 has product MSEKQAHLNGAYYGPSIPPRENYHRPGRGGGPLSCCCSCIFGLVFKLIFAAVVFMGLAFLVFWLIVRPTRVKFHVTDATLTQFNFSTDSNLHYNLALNLTIRNPNKKIGVYYDRIEARALYEDQRFSTVTLTPFYQGHQTTNVLNPVFQGQQLIVGSNFLEEFNQQKSAGVYEIEMKLYLRIRFKLGRIKTGKFKPRIECDLKVPLSQNGNSISTFQTEKCSIDYFN; this is encoded by the coding sequence ATGTCAGAGAAACAAGCCCACTTGAATGGAGCCTATTATGGCCCATCAATCCCGCCGAGAGAGAACTACCACCGCCCCGGCCGCGGCGGAGGTCCCCTCAGCTGCTGCTGTAGCTGCATCTTCGGTCTCGTCTTCAAGCTCATCTTCGCCGCAGTTGTCTTTATGGGGTTAGCCTTCCTCGTCTTCTGGCTCATAGTCCGCCCCACCAGAGTCAAGTTCCACGTAACAGATGCCACTCTCACACAATTCAACTTCTCCACCGATAGCAACCTGCACTACAATCTCGCTCTCAACCTCACCATCCGAAACCCCAACAAGAAAATCGGCGTTTACTATGATCGCATCGAAGCCAGAGCTCTTTACGAGGACCAGAGGTTTAGTACGGTCACTCTGACCCCATTTTACCAAGGCCACCAAACCACAAACGTTTTGAACCCGGTGTTTCAGGGACAGCAATTGATTGTTGGATCCAACTTTCTTGAGGAGTTTAATCAACAGAAGAGTGCTGGGGTTTACGAGATCGAGATGAAGCTTTATCTGAGGATTCGGTTCAAGTTGGGTAGAATCAAGACCGGAAAGTTCAAGCCTAGAATTGAATGTGACTTGAAGGTTCCTTTGAGTCAGAATGGAAATTCAATTAGTACTTTTCAGACTGAGAAATGCTCAATTGATTACTTCAATTGA